A single region of the Bacteroides luhongzhouii genome encodes:
- a CDS encoding glycosyl hydrolase family 95 catalytic domain-containing protein, with amino-acid sequence MMVDVKYILFTVTLWMGLFTSCTSSEEESKLPQSCHGLNLTELPQRWDEAIPLGNGLTGGLLWQKDGKLRLAIDRADLWDLRPVEAFKSPDHTYRFICDQVRKKDMRPVYALIDDRTANDPAPTKIPAGALEFDIHKLGKVKKVALDVATAVCTILWENDVQARFFIPAEGNGGRFRFENLPDTLSPELLAPLYQGHITESDHQPGVNDLSALGYQSGTIISPAPGRLLYRQQAWGDVSYEIGVQWERPHTGVLEGGYYVTSKGTWYSEDTATVDHLDISFDEALASHQNWWEQYWKQSSVSLPDTLLERQWYLEMYKFGAASRRKAPPICLQAIWTADNGQTPPWRGDFHSDLNTQLSYWAGYTANHLEESAVFTDWLWKIKENSEQFTRQFFQVEGLNVPCIATLTGQPIGGWNPYSHSPTTAGWLSYHFYQQWKYGMDLQFLKERAYPWVKEVARFFENVSIYDKQGKRKLPLSSSPEINDNRIDAWFMNTTNYDLANIRITYTVAKEMAEALGVMDEAAHYARQLDEWPDEAVDESGLLIAPGKPMDESHRHFSHLLSFHPFGLIDVSQGIKATNLILRSIKNVEDLGPDYWTGYTYAWLANMKARVADGNGALRNLHIFMNAFCSPNSFHLNGDQTRSGYSQYTYRPFTLEGNFACAAAIQEMLLQSHTGVIKVFPALPTSWKDVSFRNLRAMGAFLVSASYVDGEVASIAVTSEKGGRMRLDNPFTSEITEKVMKPGETIVFGN; translated from the coding sequence ATGATGGTGGATGTAAAGTATATACTGTTTACAGTGACTCTATGGATGGGATTGTTTACTTCTTGCACAAGCAGTGAAGAGGAGAGCAAACTGCCTCAATCTTGCCATGGTCTGAATCTGACAGAGCTGCCTCAACGTTGGGATGAGGCTATTCCTTTAGGTAATGGCCTGACAGGAGGATTACTCTGGCAGAAAGATGGTAAACTCCGGTTGGCTATCGACCGTGCTGATCTTTGGGATTTACGTCCGGTGGAGGCATTTAAATCGCCTGACCATACCTATCGGTTTATCTGTGACCAGGTTCGTAAAAAAGATATGCGACCTGTATACGCATTGATTGATGACCGGACAGCTAATGATCCTGCTCCTACTAAAATTCCTGCCGGAGCTTTGGAATTTGATATTCATAAATTGGGTAAAGTAAAGAAAGTGGCGCTGGATGTAGCAACTGCGGTATGTACTATTCTTTGGGAGAATGATGTGCAAGCTCGTTTTTTTATTCCTGCGGAGGGAAACGGGGGACGTTTCCGTTTTGAAAATCTGCCGGATACTCTTTCTCCTGAATTATTAGCTCCACTTTATCAGGGACATATTACAGAGTCTGATCATCAGCCCGGTGTAAATGACTTGTCGGCATTGGGGTATCAATCGGGTACTATCATTTCTCCCGCTCCCGGAAGATTACTTTATCGGCAACAAGCATGGGGAGATGTTTCTTATGAAATTGGTGTGCAATGGGAGCGACCACATACCGGAGTGTTGGAAGGCGGATATTATGTGACCTCTAAAGGTACATGGTATTCGGAAGATACTGCTACGGTGGATCATTTGGATATTAGTTTTGATGAAGCATTGGCTTCTCATCAAAACTGGTGGGAACAATATTGGAAACAATCATCTGTCAGCCTGCCGGATACACTGTTGGAGAGACAATGGTACCTGGAAATGTATAAGTTTGGTGCAGCTTCCCGTAGGAAGGCACCTCCTATCTGTCTGCAAGCAATATGGACAGCGGATAATGGACAGACTCCACCATGGAGAGGAGATTTTCACAGTGACCTGAACACACAATTAAGTTATTGGGCGGGATATACAGCTAATCACTTGGAAGAGTCTGCCGTATTTACAGATTGGCTGTGGAAAATTAAAGAAAATTCGGAACAGTTTACCCGTCAGTTTTTTCAGGTAGAAGGACTGAATGTGCCATGCATTGCCACTCTGACAGGTCAACCTATCGGTGGGTGGAATCCGTATTCTCATTCACCTACTACGGCCGGATGGCTATCTTATCATTTTTACCAGCAATGGAAGTATGGCATGGACTTGCAGTTCCTGAAAGAACGGGCTTATCCTTGGGTGAAAGAGGTGGCACGTTTCTTTGAAAATGTTTCGATATACGACAAACAAGGTAAGCGTAAGTTACCGTTATCTTCCTCTCCCGAAATCAATGATAACCGGATAGATGCCTGGTTTATGAATACTACTAATTATGACTTGGCTAATATCCGGATTACTTACACGGTTGCCAAAGAAATGGCGGAAGCTTTGGGGGTGATGGATGAAGCGGCTCATTATGCCCGGCAGTTGGATGAATGGCCGGATGAAGCTGTAGATGAGAGCGGATTGCTGATAGCTCCCGGAAAACCGATGGATGAATCTCACCGTCATTTCTCACATCTGTTGTCGTTCCATCCCTTTGGGCTTATTGATGTCAGCCAGGGAATTAAAGCGACTAATCTTATTTTACGTTCTATCAAAAATGTGGAAGATCTTGGTCCGGATTACTGGACAGGTTATACATATGCTTGGTTGGCGAATATGAAAGCCCGTGTAGCAGATGGCAATGGAGCTTTGAGAAATTTGCATATTTTTATGAACGCTTTTTGTTCGCCCAATAGTTTCCATTTGAATGGAGATCAGACCCGTAGTGGCTATTCACAATATACCTATCGTCCGTTTACGCTGGAGGGAAATTTTGCTTGTGCTGCAGCGATACAGGAGATGTTACTTCAAAGTCATACGGGAGTCATCAAAGTATTTCCTGCTCTGCCTACTTCCTGGAAAGATGTTTCTTTCCGGAACCTGCGGGCGATGGGAGCTTTTCTGGTTTCGGCTTCGTATGTCGATGGAGAAGTGGCTTCTATTGCTGTTACTTCGGAAAAAGGCGGTCGGATGAGACTTGATAATCCTTTTACCAGTGAGATTACGGAGAAGGTGATGAAACCGGGAGAGACAATTGTGTTTGGAAATTAA
- a CDS encoding DUF4091 domain-containing protein yields MLVVSSIGAQQRQTQDLILQWGSTDVRYPRNEVPVWQGNKQWETNAWKGERVNAQAVLWTKQSLKNVRITVSDLKCGKNVIPASATTASFVGYVWTDELNKDRKSGCSDRPNKADWDSSLVADVLEVRKSLDIEAQCTQPLWVNIWVPQDIPSGVYKGALTVSGENFADMRLPMRINVQKRTLPDPAQWVFHLDLWQNPYAVARYYNVPLWSRQHFDIMKPLMQQLANAGQKVITASVMHHPWAGQTEDPFDSMVFRMKKIDGSWVYDYTVFDRWVEFMMSLGIDRQINCYTLVPWALKFDYYDQATNRIRFVEAKPGEAAYEDYWFSFLKDFAGHLRQKGWFEKTTIAMDEREKSMMQKAFDLIFRADAGYKVSGAGDYYPEIEPKMYDLCLAYGHTLPDSVREERRRSGKLSTVYTCCIEAYPNTFTFSEPAEASWLMWHAVAGGYDGYLRWAYNSWTKDPLHDSRFRSWAAGDCYLVYPGSSSIRMERLVEGIQDAEKIRILRKEFAESGEAAKLKKLNQTVAGFMPEKLNGQNASQMVRNGRNLLNTF; encoded by the coding sequence ATGTTAGTTGTCTCTTCTATAGGGGCGCAACAACGGCAGACACAGGATTTGATTTTGCAGTGGGGAAGTACCGATGTGCGTTATCCCCGTAATGAAGTTCCGGTATGGCAAGGAAACAAGCAATGGGAAACCAATGCATGGAAAGGTGAACGTGTCAATGCACAAGCCGTATTGTGGACAAAGCAATCTTTAAAGAATGTCCGTATAACTGTTAGCGACTTGAAATGCGGGAAAAATGTAATTCCTGCTTCAGCAACTACTGCTAGTTTTGTCGGTTATGTTTGGACGGACGAATTGAATAAGGATCGCAAAAGCGGCTGCAGTGACCGTCCCAATAAGGCTGACTGGGATTCTTCTCTCGTTGCGGATGTGCTTGAAGTCCGTAAATCACTGGATATTGAGGCGCAGTGTACGCAACCTCTATGGGTAAATATATGGGTGCCGCAAGATATTCCCAGTGGAGTTTATAAGGGAGCATTGACTGTCTCCGGAGAGAACTTTGCCGATATGCGCCTTCCGATGAGAATCAATGTACAAAAAAGAACATTGCCTGACCCTGCTCAATGGGTTTTTCATCTTGACTTATGGCAGAACCCGTATGCTGTGGCACGCTATTATAATGTTCCTTTGTGGAGCCGGCAGCATTTCGATATTATGAAACCCTTGATGCAGCAGTTGGCAAATGCCGGGCAGAAAGTTATCACAGCTTCGGTGATGCATCATCCATGGGCGGGGCAGACAGAAGATCCTTTTGACAGTATGGTATTCCGTATGAAGAAAATAGACGGGAGCTGGGTGTATGACTATACCGTATTCGACCGTTGGGTAGAGTTTATGATGAGTTTGGGTATTGATCGTCAGATTAATTGCTATACATTGGTTCCGTGGGCCTTGAAGTTTGATTATTACGATCAGGCTACCAATCGTATTCGCTTTGTAGAAGCCAAGCCCGGTGAGGCTGCTTATGAAGACTATTGGTTCAGTTTTTTAAAGGATTTTGCAGGGCATCTACGCCAGAAGGGGTGGTTCGAGAAAACGACTATTGCTATGGATGAGCGGGAAAAAAGTATGATGCAGAAAGCGTTCGATTTGATATTTCGTGCTGATGCCGGATATAAAGTTTCCGGTGCCGGAGACTATTATCCGGAGATAGAACCGAAAATGTATGATCTTTGTCTGGCATACGGACATACGTTACCGGACTCGGTAAGGGAAGAGCGGAGGAGGAGTGGAAAGCTCTCTACTGTATATACTTGCTGTATTGAAGCCTATCCCAACACTTTTACTTTCTCCGAACCGGCTGAAGCCAGTTGGCTGATGTGGCATGCTGTTGCCGGAGGATATGATGGTTATTTGAGATGGGCATACAACAGTTGGACGAAAGATCCGCTTCATGATTCCCGTTTCCGTTCTTGGGCAGCCGGAGACTGTTATCTGGTATATCCCGGGAGCAGTAGTATCCGGATGGAACGTTTGGTGGAAGGTATTCAGGATGCTGAAAAAATCAGAATACTCCGTAAGGAGTTTGCAGAGAGTGGCGAGGCGGCTAAACTGAAAAAACTGAATCAGACAGTGGCCGGTTTCATGCCCGAAAAGTTGAATGGGCAAAATGCGTCACAAATGGTTCGTAACGGTAGAAATCTACTTAATACTTTTTAA
- a CDS encoding alpha-L-fucosidase, whose translation MNRIWFILVASLLLLSCSKQTSEKEVLPRTQKERVRWFEEARLGIMIHWSLCTPASGRFYGEKVRNSEYAEWIRCHNKVQKADWDKMAKRMPISEKEIEDWVIATKEGGFKYLTFVTKHHDGVAFWNSKVSDYTYGNLSGTHFDVLKCLKEKCEKHGIILCAYYSQWLDWGDMNGRNNDWDYADEQKPDFDRIAAGRGEVDAPYRQLPTDEAYDKYWREKAMPQVAELVKDYGVKLFWFDCWRADPVAEGQMTEKQMRDMLAMIRQLDPTVLVNTRLGIHEVGDDGVDFQTMGDNQFPDQPLGHTWETAATFNHTWGYNRDDQNWRSTTYFVREIVKGIYKGGNVMLNIGPRADGSIPPEIKTRIREIGEMIHKNKVGFHGTYPSPFAEDSQDWGLITQRAEGDKTKVYLHVFEWPSDGIIRVNGLKSKVLKARIPSLGDQKITFVQKGLLLHVQGPVREPVGYDSVVELEVEGGVQVENGFCGEINFGGIQMGQAKAVLTGGVERAIGTDVTGVGYISPTSIRKWNSMNSRASWKVYIPEKSERELTICYSCDSLSAGQPYRVEVEGAGVIEAKTLAGPKGFEEFYTRHLGKIKFPHAGIYTIHVRPAAAPRKELFGLNWLFLE comes from the coding sequence ATGAATAGAATCTGGTTTATACTTGTTGCAAGTCTGTTACTTTTGAGTTGCAGCAAGCAAACTTCCGAAAAAGAAGTTCTGCCCCGTACACAAAAAGAGAGAGTCAGGTGGTTTGAAGAAGCGCGGCTCGGCATAATGATCCATTGGTCATTGTGTACTCCGGCATCCGGTCGCTTTTATGGCGAGAAGGTGAGGAACTCGGAATATGCCGAATGGATCCGCTGTCATAATAAAGTGCAGAAGGCTGACTGGGACAAGATGGCGAAACGTATGCCTATCTCCGAAAAAGAGATAGAAGACTGGGTGATTGCTACCAAAGAGGGAGGGTTCAAGTATCTAACTTTTGTGACAAAACATCATGATGGAGTCGCTTTTTGGAACTCCAAAGTAAGTGATTATACTTATGGAAACTTATCTGGTACTCATTTTGATGTATTGAAGTGCCTGAAGGAAAAGTGTGAAAAACATGGCATTATTTTGTGTGCTTATTATTCTCAATGGCTGGATTGGGGAGATATGAACGGACGTAATAATGACTGGGATTATGCAGATGAACAGAAACCTGATTTTGACAGGATTGCAGCCGGACGTGGAGAGGTTGATGCACCTTATCGGCAACTACCTACTGACGAAGCTTATGATAAATACTGGCGTGAGAAAGCAATGCCGCAAGTAGCCGAGTTAGTCAAAGATTATGGCGTAAAACTATTCTGGTTTGACTGTTGGCGTGCGGATCCTGTTGCCGAGGGACAGATGACGGAAAAACAGATGCGTGATATGCTTGCCATGATTCGCCAATTAGACCCTACAGTGCTGGTGAATACTCGTTTGGGAATTCATGAAGTGGGTGATGATGGAGTAGACTTCCAAACGATGGGAGATAATCAGTTCCCTGATCAACCGTTGGGGCATACTTGGGAAACAGCAGCTACCTTTAACCACACTTGGGGATATAACCGTGATGATCAGAACTGGCGTTCTACTACTTACTTTGTCCGTGAGATTGTGAAAGGGATATATAAAGGAGGAAATGTTATGTTGAATATTGGTCCCCGTGCCGACGGTTCTATTCCCCCGGAAATTAAAACCCGAATACGTGAAATTGGAGAAATGATACATAAGAATAAAGTCGGGTTTCATGGTACCTATCCTTCTCCTTTTGCAGAAGATTCACAAGATTGGGGGCTTATAACCCAACGTGCTGAAGGAGACAAAACGAAAGTCTATTTACATGTTTTTGAGTGGCCTTCGGATGGAATAATCCGGGTCAATGGACTGAAAAGCAAAGTGCTGAAAGCACGTATTCCTTCTTTGGGAGATCAAAAAATCACATTTGTTCAGAAAGGATTATTACTCCATGTGCAGGGACCTGTACGTGAGCCGGTTGGCTATGATTCGGTTGTTGAATTGGAAGTTGAAGGAGGGGTGCAGGTTGAAAATGGCTTCTGTGGTGAAATTAATTTCGGAGGTATTCAGATGGGACAGGCGAAAGCCGTTTTGACAGGAGGAGTGGAACGTGCTATAGGGACGGATGTCACTGGTGTCGGCTATATTTCTCCGACTAGTATTCGTAAATGGAACTCTATGAATAGTCGTGCCTCTTGGAAAGTGTATATTCCCGAAAAAAGTGAAAGAGAGTTGACTATCTGTTATTCTTGTGATTCGCTTTCGGCAGGTCAGCCTTATCGGGTTGAAGTGGAAGGTGCGGGAGTGATTGAAGCAAAGACTTTAGCAGGGCCTAAAGGGTTTGAGGAATTCTATACCCGTCATTTGGGCAAGATTAAATTTCCACATGCCGGAATTTATACCATCCATGTCCGTCCTGCGGCTGCTCCCCGGAAAGAATTGTTTGGACTGAACTGGTTGTTCCTTGAGTAA
- a CDS encoding hybrid sensor histidine kinase/response regulator transcription factor, which translates to MRNKTIIIRLFFLLSFAVFPSAYAQDMSFNYLTTDNGLSQFTVYALYNDEWGQIWIGTRDGLNVYNGNRIKTYKEEKGNPTTLLGRTVRRICGNGKGLIYVLTTEGISKFDMKTETFTHISDKQKEWMTAITYCDGKLFMGTYGRIYEREETTGVQTSYCNFPGQVLPNCLLKDKSGRFWIGSYNDGLYVMDPEGKEERHLFAGTYIYNLYQDSNGDVWVCMWDNGLYRISKNGQMIHYQREAGSINSIADNSVRNVCEDEQGNFWIGTERGLDKLDKKTGVFTHFTTTDAPGSLSDSSIFSILKDHQGTFWIGTYFGGVNYFNPDYKIYTHYKLSKNECEGLSSPIVGTIIEGEEGQLWIATEGGGLNLYDRRTKEFKWYRHIEGINSLSQNKVKCLYYDRQRNSVWVGTHQGGFNKLDLRTGRFLHYNVNKEDHASDVVLSIVGYQDKLVIASYDGVYLFHPETASFTLLTDVLAHYLKIDSKGSLWIAVEGKGVYCYNMDTKESILYSFDLNKKNSISDNMVTCIAEDRNQRIWLSTMGGGLNLYRPETNDFERFTSRQDGLGSDCVYSVCESQNGRLLLTTNQGFCIFDPVSRMFSNYNHANGFPFTTLNEGSLCQTRDGEIFLGGMNGMVSFYEKQLNIVYKHYRIIPDRLLVNGNEVHVGDNSGILSVSLYDASSIVLKSNHSIFSFEFAASNYLPANKDEIVYRLDGFSKDWTSTRGQNTITYTNLPAGEYTLLIKSIGKNKAFQADYRLDICVLPPFYKTTWAYLIYIAIAGGLLYYVVRTYQTRFHLRESLKYEQQHIRDVEEMNQSKLRFFTNISHEFRTPLTIIIGQMETLLQMQAFAPSIYNKLLNVYKNGIQLRELISELLDFRKQEQGHMKIKVRRHNLIDFLYENYLLYAEYAATRQIDFRFVKEEEDLEVWYDARQIQKIISNLLSNAFKYTPQSGAIVIHVYRKVDEAVVEVRNSGKGIEPEELEKIFTRFYQVEKSSTVSEGTGIGLALSKGLAELHHGTLTANSIPDEETVFILTLKLGKEHFTDEQLDEMTKNEVVAAKTDAFLITGQEEQEEEPVKERIKGAKMLIVEDNDSLREMLAGLFSPYYEVLTAADGEEGLQKGREEQPDIILSDVVMPRMTGTELCKEIKSDFATCHIPVVLLTARTAIEHTLEGLRTGADDYITKPFHTSLLISRCNNLVNSRRILQEKFSKQPQAPARILATNPMDEDLLERTMEIIERNMDNSEFSLSELIRELCMSRTYFFQKIKGITGQTPNEFLSTVRLKRAAFLLRSDLTLSISEISDKTGFSSPRYFGRCFKEAYGVSPLGYRNKAKEDEEQGEKDEE; encoded by the coding sequence ATGAGGAACAAGACGATAATAATCCGGCTATTTTTTCTTTTGAGCTTTGCCGTTTTTCCTTCGGCTTATGCACAGGATATGTCTTTCAATTATCTGACTACCGATAACGGACTTTCGCAATTTACCGTATATGCACTTTATAATGACGAATGGGGACAAATCTGGATTGGAACCCGGGATGGTCTGAATGTTTATAACGGTAATCGCATTAAAACCTATAAGGAGGAAAAAGGGAATCCGACCACTCTGTTGGGACGTACTGTCAGAAGAATTTGCGGCAATGGAAAGGGGCTGATATACGTACTTACCACAGAAGGAATCAGTAAATTCGATATGAAGACTGAAACATTCACTCACATTTCCGATAAACAGAAAGAGTGGATGACCGCTATTACTTATTGTGATGGCAAATTGTTTATGGGTACCTATGGCAGGATATATGAAAGAGAGGAAACGACCGGAGTACAAACATCCTATTGTAACTTTCCGGGACAGGTGTTGCCTAATTGTCTGTTGAAGGATAAGTCCGGACGATTCTGGATTGGCTCTTACAACGATGGCCTCTATGTCATGGATCCGGAGGGTAAAGAGGAACGACATCTTTTTGCGGGTACTTATATCTATAATCTTTATCAGGATTCTAATGGAGATGTATGGGTTTGCATGTGGGATAATGGTTTATATCGTATTTCCAAGAATGGGCAGATGATCCATTATCAAAGGGAGGCGGGAAGTATAAACAGTATTGCCGACAATTCCGTCCGCAATGTTTGTGAAGATGAACAGGGGAATTTTTGGATAGGCACTGAACGAGGACTGGATAAACTGGATAAGAAAACCGGAGTCTTTACTCATTTTACTACTACGGATGCTCCCGGCAGCTTAAGTGATTCTTCCATATTCAGTATTCTCAAAGATCATCAGGGAACCTTTTGGATAGGTACATATTTCGGAGGAGTCAACTATTTTAATCCCGATTATAAGATATATACCCATTATAAATTGTCTAAGAATGAATGCGAGGGGCTTAGCTCTCCCATTGTAGGGACTATTATTGAAGGAGAAGAAGGACAACTCTGGATTGCTACGGAAGGAGGAGGATTGAATCTGTATGATCGCCGGACAAAAGAATTTAAGTGGTACAGGCATATAGAAGGGATAAACAGTCTTTCACAAAACAAAGTTAAGTGTCTGTATTATGATCGTCAACGCAATTCTGTCTGGGTTGGTACCCATCAGGGAGGATTCAATAAATTGGACTTGCGAACCGGGCGTTTCTTACACTATAATGTGAATAAGGAGGACCATGCATCGGATGTGGTATTGAGTATCGTAGGTTATCAGGATAAACTAGTCATTGCCTCTTATGACGGAGTGTATCTTTTCCATCCTGAAACAGCTTCCTTTACCTTGCTGACTGATGTGCTGGCGCATTATCTTAAGATTGATTCGAAAGGAAGTCTCTGGATAGCGGTGGAGGGTAAAGGTGTGTATTGTTACAATATGGACACTAAAGAGTCTATACTTTATTCTTTTGATCTGAATAAGAAAAACAGTATTAGTGATAATATGGTTACCTGCATTGCAGAGGATAGGAACCAGCGAATCTGGCTAAGTACGATGGGAGGAGGACTGAATCTGTATCGTCCTGAAACAAATGATTTTGAACGCTTTACATCCAGGCAGGATGGATTGGGGAGTGACTGTGTGTACTCTGTTTGTGAATCTCAAAACGGACGTCTTTTATTGACTACCAATCAGGGGTTTTGCATTTTTGATCCGGTTAGCCGGATGTTCAGTAACTATAATCATGCCAATGGCTTTCCTTTTACTACTTTGAATGAAGGTTCTTTGTGCCAGACTAGGGATGGAGAAATTTTCCTGGGAGGAATGAATGGTATGGTTTCTTTCTATGAAAAACAGCTGAACATTGTCTACAAGCATTATCGGATTATTCCCGATCGGTTGTTGGTGAATGGAAATGAAGTTCATGTAGGCGATAATTCGGGGATTCTTTCGGTCTCTCTTTACGATGCTTCTTCTATCGTATTGAAAAGTAATCACTCGATATTCAGTTTCGAGTTTGCGGCATCCAATTATCTTCCGGCCAATAAAGATGAAATCGTTTATCGGTTAGATGGCTTTTCGAAGGACTGGACTAGCACACGAGGACAGAACACAATTACCTATACTAATTTACCTGCCGGAGAGTATACATTGTTGATTAAATCAATTGGTAAGAATAAAGCGTTTCAGGCAGATTACCGGCTGGATATTTGTGTGTTGCCTCCTTTCTATAAAACGACATGGGCGTATCTTATTTATATAGCAATTGCCGGCGGACTTTTATATTATGTAGTCAGGACTTATCAGACGCGTTTCCATCTTCGCGAATCATTGAAATATGAACAGCAGCATATCCGTGATGTGGAGGAGATGAACCAATCCAAACTTCGTTTCTTTACGAATATTTCTCATGAATTCCGTACACCGCTTACAATCATTATAGGGCAGATGGAGACATTGTTGCAGATGCAGGCATTTGCTCCTTCCATTTATAATAAATTACTGAATGTCTATAAGAATGGTATTCAGCTTCGGGAGTTGATTTCAGAGTTGCTCGATTTTCGCAAACAAGAGCAAGGGCACATGAAGATAAAAGTCCGCAGGCACAATTTGATTGATTTCTTATATGAAAATTATTTGCTTTATGCGGAATATGCGGCTACCCGGCAGATTGATTTCCGTTTCGTGAAGGAAGAGGAAGATTTGGAAGTATGGTACGATGCGCGGCAGATACAGAAAATTATTAGTAATTTACTTTCTAATGCTTTTAAATATACGCCTCAATCCGGTGCAATTGTGATTCATGTCTACAGAAAGGTTGATGAAGCAGTAGTTGAAGTGCGGAACAGTGGGAAGGGGATTGAGCCGGAGGAACTGGAGAAGATTTTCACCCGTTTTTATCAGGTAGAGAAAAGCTCTACTGTATCTGAAGGTACTGGCATCGGTCTGGCTTTGAGCAAAGGGTTGGCGGAACTTCATCATGGAACTTTGACTGCAAACAGTATTCCCGATGAGGAAACTGTATTTATTCTTACATTAAAATTGGGTAAAGAGCATTTCACTGATGAACAGCTGGACGAAATGACAAAAAATGAAGTGGTGGCAGCAAAAACAGATGCGTTTCTTATCACAGGGCAGGAGGAACAGGAAGAAGAACCGGTAAAAGAACGTATCAAAGGAGCTAAAATGCTGATTGTGGAAGATAATGATTCGTTGCGTGAAATGCTGGCAGGGTTATTCTCACCCTATTACGAAGTATTGACTGCCGCTGACGGAGAAGAAGGGTTGCAGAAAGGCAGGGAGGAACAGCCGGATATTATTCTTAGCGATGTAGTGATGCCCCGAATGACGGGAACCGAATTGTGCAAGGAGATAAAATCAGATTTTGCCACCTGTCATATTCCTGTGGTACTTCTTACGGCCCGCACTGCGATTGAGCATACATTGGAGGGGCTGCGTACCGGTGCGGATGATTATATAACGAAACCCTTCCATACCAGTCTGCTTATCTCCCGTTGTAATAACCTGGTAAACAGCCGGCGTATCTTACAGGAGAAATTCAGCAAGCAACCACAAGCACCTGCGCGGATACTGGCTACTAATCCTATGGACGAAGATTTACTGGAACGTACGATGGAAATTATCGAACGGAACATGGATAACTCTGAATTTAGTTTGAGTGAGCTGATTCGTGAGTTATGTATGTCCCGCACCTACTTTTTTCAGAAAATAAAAGGTATCACAGGACAGACACCTAATGAGTTCCTTTCTACCGTTCGCCTGAAACGGGCCGCTTTTTTGTTGAGAAGTGACCTGACGTTAAGTATCTCGGAAATCTCCGATAAGACCGGATTCAGCTCACCACGTTATTTTGGCCGTTGTTTCAAGGAAGCTTACGGAGTAAGTCCTTTAGGATATAGGAATAAGGCGAAAGAAGACGAAGAGCAAGGCGAAAAAGACGAAGAGTGA